The Brevibacterium atlanticum genome segment TCCATTCGGGTGGTGCATACCGGTTCGGGAGCGAGCGGAGGCGCATCAGGGCAGGTGCTCGACATCGGAGTCTCCGTCTGTCTCTTTATAGCACGGGGGCTCTTCGGCGCGGGAAGACGAAGGACGTTTCAACCGGGGCACGGACGAACAGAGCCCCGCAGGATCGGTCCGACGACCGGCCCGCGAGGCTCTGTGAAAACGTGGAGATGGCGGGAATCGAACCCGCGTCCGTCGGCAGATTGTCAGGACTTCTCCGGGCGCAGTTCGTGAACTGGTGTCTTAGGTTCTGGCTACCGCACGAACACGTAAGCCAACGAACGGAGTTGAGTAAGAGTCCCTCAGGCACCCCCAACATGTGCCTGAAGCAGTGGCCTCTTAAGCGACGCCAGGATCTAGAGCAGAGGCAACTCTAGGCTGACGGATTCGCAGCTCGCGCTCTATCAGGCAGCGAGGGCGAAATCGGTGCGGTTGTTAGACTTAGCACCTATTGTTTTGCAGAGGACATTAACGAGATGACTCTGCATTCTCGGCCCGCTTCTCCCGACGCAGTGTCCAACGTCGAAACCGATCATCCCCATATTCTCTTACCAATCCTGACCGGCTCTGGCACCCGCTGACGCGGGTTTCTCGGCTGGACAGGAACACCAGCATACTCGCTCAACACCGGCCGAGCCAATCGTATTCCGAGCGTTCGCAACCGAGGACGCGACCGCCTCGGCGAGGGTGTGGAGATGGCGGGAATCGAACCTGCATCTGCACGACCGCGTCCAGGACACGGCCGCCTCGGCGAGGCTCAGAGGAACTGCTTGGACTTCATCGCGCGCTCGGCCTCGCGCTTATCCTGCGCTTCGCGCAGAGCCTGTCGCTTGTCCCATTCGCGCTTACCCTTGGCCAAGGCGATCTCGACCTTGACCCGGGACCCGTCGAAGTAGAGTTCGAGCGGCACGAGTGTCCGGCCGGATTCCTTGACTTTCTGGGAGATCTTGAGGATCTCCTCGCGGTGAAGGAGCAGCTTGCGGCGCCTGCGCGCGGTGTGATTCGTCCAGGTCCCCTGCATGTATTCGGGGATGTAGACGCCTTCGAGCCACGCTTCGTTCTGGAAGATCAGCGCGAATCCGTCGGTGAGCGAGGCACGGCCTTCGCGCAGCGACTTCACCTCGGTGCCGGTGAGTACGAGACCGGCCTCCCACGTGTCTTCGATGTGATAGTCGTGGCGAGCCTTGCGGTTCCTCGCAATGACTTTCTTGCCTGTGTCCTTCGGCATGACCGGCCTCCTCTCTGCTTCTGATCGCTGGCGTACGCGTTCGCACGCACAGCCGTCTATTCTAGCCCATCCCGGACAGGGTCCCAACGTTACGGACGACGACCCGAGCAGGCACAACGGCACCGCCGCCGCCCCTATTCCCAAAACCCTCCATTTGCTACCTGACGGCGGCCCAGCAACCTCGCGCGAGGTTGCTGGGCCGCCGTCAGGATCCTTCTATGCTTGTCAAGCGGCCTGCCCAACCACGCTCGTCGCCTCGAGAAGCCGATAAACTCTCCGGGCCACAAACCGCTTGATACACCGGATAGCCTCCTTCTTCGACTTCCCTTCCCCAAGTCGTTTAGCCATGTACGCTCGGGTCTCCTCATCGAAGGACAGCTTCGTGATGGCCACCATGTACAACGCGGAGTTCAACCGGCGGTCCCCGCTGCGGTTGAGTCGGAATCTCACCACATTGCCCGACGATGCTGGGATCGGATTCACCCCCGCCAGCTTCGCGAACGCAGCCTCGGAATGCACCCGTCCTGGTTGAGACCACGCCAGATAGAACACGGCGGCAGTGATCGGTCCGATCCCCGGCTGGGCCAGCAGCACAGCGGCAGGACTGTCCTTCACCAGAGCCAGAATCCGTGTGGCGTAATCCTTGATGTCGGCATCGAGTTCGATGACGCGTTTGGCTAACCGGATCGCTTCCCGACGTGCTTCACAACGGGCCACAGGCTCGTTCCGGCCCCGCCATTTCGACACCGTGCGGATCTTGGCGACTGACAGTTTCCGTCGGGCATCGATACCGAGATCGTTCGCCCGCAACAACGCGGTCAGCGCGTTGATGGTGCGGGTCTTCTCCCGCGTCATGGACTCGCGGGCACCCACGAGGATCCGCAGTCCCTGACGCGGCCCATCGGCCTGTCTGGGCACGCGCAGCCGCGACTGCTCCAAGGGCAGGACGGTGGTCGCGATTCTGCGGGCGTCGATCTGGTCATCCTTACCCGTGCTGTGACGGTCGCGGGCACTCATGCTCGCGGCCTCGGCGACCGTATACCCAGCCTCAGCGACGTTCTCGGCCAGGATCGCTCCGTAGGTGCCGATGCCTTCGATCACCCACAGGGTGTCCAGGTGCCCGCCGGTGCGACGCCCGACCCAGTCCAACGCGCGTGCCAGGCCAGTATTCGTGGTCGGGAATTCGCGGGTATCGAGGTGCTCACCGCGGTTGGTGAGTATGGCGTAGACGTGGTTCTTCGCGTGTGTGTCGACGCCGACGACAAACGCGTACAAGTGCGAGATGATAGTCATGACGGTTCGTGATTCTCCCGTGTTAGAGCGGATGATGTCCGACCGTCGAACGGTCGGCTCCGGTCCGGGAGATAGTCACGTCGGAACACTACTGTGATGAGTCACGTTCGGTCAGGAACGGACAACCTTCTGATCAAGTTACCGATGTGGGCCGAGCCGGGGCCGACCGCCCACCGATCATCAGACAGATCCTGACGATGACATCGTCTGAGTCAGCAGTAATTCGAGTCATGATGATCGATGGGACGGTCAGTTCCTACTCTGCCAGCCAGTCCCAGACCAGCCACTATCAATCCTCACAGTAGTAATTGGGGTCAGGAGATGTAGGGCATGGGGTTGACGTAACCACCGTTCTTCATGATCTCGAAGTGCAGGTGGCAACCGGTCGAAGCGCCCGTCGTTCCCGAGATCGAGATGACGTCGCCCTTCTTGACCTTCTGGCCGGCGTGGACCTTGACCTTCGTGTTGTGGTTGTAGGTCGACGCGATCGAGTCGCCCTTGATCTTGCCGTGGGAGACGACCACCCGGTTTCCGTAGCCGCCGGTCCAACCCGCCCCGACGACGACCCCGTCGCCGGCCGCGTGGATCGGAGTGCCGCAGGGAACACCGAAGTCCGTTCCAGAATGCAGCTTCTTCGCCCCCGTGATCGGGTGGATCCGATAGCCGAACGGCGAGGTGATCGGGTACCCCTTGGCCGGGTTGGCCAACACACCGTCGCCGAAGGTGAAGTTGCCCTTCTTCTCCTGCTCCTTCTCCCATTCGCGGACCTTCTTCGCCAGACGGTCCTGCTCGGCCTTCTCATCGGCGAGCTGCTTCTCAGTCGTGGCCTTGTTATCGGAGATCGTCTTCTCCGCATCGTCCTTCGCCGAGATCAGATCGTTGAGGCTGTCTGCCTTCTTCTTCGCATCGACCTGCGCGGCCTCCTTGGCCACGACCGCCTCGGCGGCTTCGTCCTTGAGGTCGGAGATCTTCTCGGTCACGCCCGACAGGCGCTCCTCGTTGTTCTTGTTCAGCGCGCGCTGCTCCGAGAGCTTGTCAATGGTGCGCTGCTGGCTGCGTACGGCCGAATCCACTCGACCGATCCCGCCGTCGGCACTCGTACCGTCGGCCATCTGCAGAAGCATCGCCAGATCGGAGGTGATGCCCGAGTTCTGGTAGGCCTGACGACCGATCCGCGCGGCCGAGGTCTTGTGCTTGTCGATCTCCTCGGTACCCGACTTGATCGACGACTTGAGGTCCTTCTGCGCGTTCTCGGCCGAAGTCAGCCGCGCAGCCATGTCCTGATCCTTCTCGATCGCCTCGGCCAGCGCATCGTCGGCTGCCTTCGATTCCGCCTCGGCGTCGGGCAGCTTCTCCTGCGCCTCGTCGCGTTCGGCGATGACGCGCGCGAGATCCTCGTCGAGTCCCTCGAATTCCTGCTGTAGCTCCTTGACGCGGTCATCGACCTTGCTCTTGTCGTCTCTGGGATCGGCCACCGCCGAGGCGGTCGGCAGAACCAGCGCGAGTACAGCTGCGGTGACGGCGAGTCCGAGCCTGTGCTTCATCTCAGACCTTCGTGTACTTGTTGAGGGTGATCAGCGAGGAGGCTCCGGCCATGATCACACCGATGACGACGAGCACGGGGGCGATGAGGAGGACGTCCCAGCCGGAGATGAGGCTGAACCCGGTCGCCTGACCCTGCAGCCAGCCGCTGATGCCGTAGTGCACGAGCAGGCCCAGGACACCGGCGGACAGGGTCGCGCCGACGGCCGAGGCGATGACGCCTTCGAGCAGGAACGGCATCTGGATGAAGGTGTTCGAGGCACCGACGAGCCGCATGATGCCGGTCTCCCGGCGTCGGGAGAACGCGGAGAGTCGGATAGTGGTGGCGATGAGCAGCATCGCACACACGAGCATGATCCCGGCGATGGCGATCGCCACGATGGTCGCGACGTTGAGCACCCCGAACAGCCGGTCGAGCAACTGGTTCTGGTCGACGACCTCTTCGACTCCCGGCGTCGAGGAGAACGTCTCCTTGATGATGTCGTACTTCTCGGCGTCCTTGAGTTTGACCCGGAAGGACTCGTTCATGTCGTCTTTGGGCACAGTGCCTTCGAGGCTGGTGCCTTTGAACTGGTCTTGGAAGTGCTCGTAGGCCTCGGACTTGTCCTCGAAGTAGACCTTGTCGACGTAGGGGGCGAGTTCGGAGCTCTCGAGGTCGGCTTTGATCTGCTCCTTCTGATCGCCGGTGACCTCACCGTCGACGCAGTTCGTCGCCTCCGAATCGGACGGGCAGAGGAACACGGAGACCTGCACTCGGTCGTACCAGAAGTCCTTCATCTGCCCGACCTGCATCTGCAGCAGGATCGCCGCGCCGACGAACAGCAGGGACACGAAGGTCACGAGCACGACGGAGAGGACCATGGAGAAGTTCTTCCGCAGGCCGGAGACGACCTCGGAGAGGATGAAACCGGCCCTCATGAGGCCACTCCGTAGGTGCCTTCTTCGACGTCGCGGACGATCTCGCCCTCGCGAAGCTCGATGACACGCCGGCGCATCCGATTGACGATCTCACCGTCGTGGGTGGCCATGAGCACCGTCGTGCCATTGCGGTTGATCTTCTCCAGCACGCTCATGATGTCAGCACTCGTCGTCGGGTCGAGGTTGCCCGTGGGCTCATCGGCGAGCAGGATACCTGGCTTGTTGACCACGGCACGGGCGATGGCCACGCGCTGCTGCTCACCGCCGGAGAGTTCGCTGGGATAGCGCTTCTCCTTTCCATCCAGGCCCACGGTCTCGAGGACGTCGGGGACGAGGGTCGACATGGCCGCGCGAGACTTCCCGATCACCTGCAGCGCGAAGGCCACATTGGCGAAGACGGTCTTGTTCGGCAGCAGGCGGAAGTCCTGGAACACGGTTCCGATCCCCCGCCGCAGGTAGGGCACCTTCCAGCTGGGCATCTTCACCACGGATTTGCCGGCGATGTGGATCCGCCCGGACGTCGGGACCTCTTCGCGGAGGATGAGGCGGATGACCGTGGACTTTCCCGAACCGGAGGCGCCGACGAGAAACACGAATTCACCGCGATCGGCCTCGAACGAGATGTCATCGAGTGCCTTACGTGAACGCGTGTCGTAGGACTTCGAAACGGAGTCGAATCTGATCAAGTCGGTCTTCAATCATGTCGCGGGTGGCTCGGCCGCTTCCACTGTACGTAACAGTTCCGTGATGTCCCGGGAGGCGAGCGGGCGTGTGTTGCGATCTGATGAAGTTCACAGTCGGGCGTTGATGACTTCGGCGACGCCCTCACCGAGGTGGCGCGGGTCTCAGGCCTCGGCCTCCTCGGCGATCTCCTGTTCCTTGCGCCAGCGGATGCCGGCCTCGATGAGTCCGTCGAGGTCGCCATCGAAGACAGCGGAGGGGTTGTTGACCTCGTAGCCGGTGCGCAGGTCCTTGACCATCTGGTACGGGTGCGTGACGTACGAGCGCATCTGGTCGCCCCAGCTGGCTTTGATATCGCCGGCCAGTTCCTTCTTCTGCGCTGCTTCTTCCTGACGCTTGCGCTCAAGCAGTCGTGACTGGAGGACGCGCATCGCGGCCTCACGGTTCTGAATCTGCGACTTCTCGTTCTGCATGCTCACGACCACCCCGGTGGGGATGTGCGTGATGCGCACAGCCGAGTCCGTCGTATTCACCGACTGCCCGCCGGGCCCCGAGGACCGGTAGACGTCGATGCGCAGGTCGTTCTCGTCGACCTCGATGTGGTCGGTCGACTCGATGAGCGGGACCACCTCGACGGCGGCGAAGGAGGTCTGACGGCGGCCCTGGTTGTCAAACGGGCTGATGCGCACGAGGCGGTGGGTGCCGGCCTCGACGGACAGCGTGCCGTAGGCGTAGGGGGCGTTGATCTGGATCGTCGCAGACTTCACTCCGGCACCCTCGGCGTAGGAGGTGTCGAGTTCCTGGACACCGTAACCGCGGTTCTCCGCCCAGCGGATGTACATGCGGGTGAGCATCTGCGCCCAGTCGGTCGCATCGTCGCCGCCGGCTCCGGAGCGCACAGTGACGACGGCTGAGCGCTCATCGTATTCGTGGTTGAGCAGGGTCGAGATCTCGAGCTCGGCCAGCTGATCGCGCAGCTTCCTGATGTCCCGATCAGCCTCTTCGAGCGAATCGGCGTCACCCTCATCCTGCGACATCTCGACGAGGAGTTCGGCATCGTCGATCCGCTGCCCGAACTTCTCGAGCTTCTCCAGAGTCCCCTGCTTATGTGAGAGCTTCGCCGAGGTCTTCTGCGCCGAATCCGGGTCGTCCCAGAAGGTCGGCGACGACGCCTCCTCTGTGAGCTCAGCGACCTCGTCGCGCAGATTGTCCAGGTCGGACACGTCGAGAATCGCCTTGTACGTCTGACGGAGGTTGGCGATTTCGGAAGAGTAATCAGTGGAGGCCATAATGCCTCGATTCTAGTGCATGCCCTCCCCCGGGCAGGAAACGGCGGATGCACGCCCGACGTCGACGAACACCGGAACCCCCGCACAGCCCCGCAGTCGGGCGCCGGCCTGCCGACACAAACCGCCGCACGGGGCGAGAACCACAAGCGCCGCCGGCGGGAGATCTCATTCATCCCGCCGGCGGCGCGGCTCGAGTCGCTTCATCGCGAGAACTGGTGAGGAAAATGTATACCGGAGCGCGCGCCCGCGCAACAGGACCGCCCGCCCCACAGACAGCCTCTGGCCAGCACGGCACTCGCGCACCGATCACACCCTGCCCTCCGCTCTCACTCACACGCAAAGACGCATTCTGTAACTACATCTCTGTCATTAGATAAGCGTCAAGAAAGTTATCCACAGATTCACCGAAACTCTGGATTCTTCTTTCGACTACAGATAGGTTAAACAGCAAATCTCGCTGTCATTTGAATGATCTGGGCAAGGGTTCACTGTGGAAGCCACCGAAGTCATCACCAGCGAGGTCCACAAACGGATCAGGGATCTCGATGTGGACCCGCGCGCTGATGTTCAGCGCTCCCGCGAGCTCATCCGCACCGTCATCGCCGAATACGACGAACGCAGCCTCGTCGCCGATCTTCCCCTTCTCGAGGACAAGGAAGAGACCTTCCGGCATATCGACAATCAGCTCTCCGGCTTCGGCGCCCTGCAGGACTATTTCGACGACCCGCACGTTGAGGAGATCTGGATCAACAGCCCCAGCGAGGTCTTCATCGCCGTCGACGGCGTCCATCAGCTGACGACGACGAAGCTGAGCGCTGGAGAACTCGACGACCTCATCGAGCGGATGCTGCGCACCTCGGGTCGTCGCGTCGACCTGTCTCAGCCCTTCGTCGACGCGATCCTTCCCGACGGCTCCCGCCTGCATGTGGTGCTGCCCGACATCACGCGCAGCCACCCTGCTGTGAATATCCGCAAGTTCATCTCCCGGCCGCGCAATCTCGGAAATCTCGTCTCGAACGGCTCACTCACCCAGAGCGCCGCCGCATTCCTCGACGCGTCTGTGGCCTGTGGAGCGAACATCCTCGTCTCCGGGGCGACGCAGGCCGGTAAGACGACCATGCTCAATGCGCTGGCCGGGTCGATCCCGGCCCGCGAGCGCACGATCTCCTGCGAAGAGGTCTTCGAACTCAACCTGCCCAGTCGCGACTGGGTACCGATGCAGTGCCGCCAGCCCTCCCTCGAAGGCACCGGCGAGGTCACCCTGCGTGCCCTGGTCAAAGAGGCTCTGCGCATGCGTCCCACCCGCATCATCGTCGGCGAGGTCAGGGAAGCCGAAAGCCTCGACATGCTCATCGCATTGAATTCAGGCTTGGCCGGGATGTCGACGCTGCACGCGAACTCCGCTCGGGCCGCGATCACGAAGATCTGCACTCTGCCCCTGCTGGCCGGGGCGAACATCTCCTCGGCCTTCGTCGTCCCCACCGTCGCCGTCAGCCTCGACGTCGTCGTCCACTTGCGACGAGACCCGACGGGTGTGCGCCGAGTCGACGAGATCTGCGCCGTGCCCGGCGGCGTCGAAGGCGACGTCGTCGAACTCGATACGATCTTCCACTCCCCACGCGGACAGCTCGTCCGCGGTCAGGGGTTCGGCCACCTCGGCGAACGGTTCGCGGCCATCGGCCGGGATCTGCACGCCATTCTGGAGGCGGCGTGAGCTATTCGCAGTACGCACTGCTCATCGGTGCCGGCCTCGGTGTCGGGCTTCTGCTGATCTGGATGTCGCTGTGGCAGCGACCGGCCGGGGCGAGGACGCAGCGGCGGTGGGTGCGCGAACTCGATGACATGCTCACCGGGGCCGGGTTTCCTCGCCTGCGACCGGTGCACCTGCTGCTCATCTCGATCGCCGTCTTCTGCGTCGTCGCCGTCGTCGCCACCGTGCTCACCGGGTCGTGGGCGATCGCCCTGTGCTTCGGCCTCTTCGCCTCATGGCTGCCGCATCGGCTGCTGCAGCACCGTGCCCGAGGTCGTGAAGTGATGCGGCGCGAGCTGTGGCCGGAGACCCTCGACCACCTCAACTCCGGAGTCCGGGCGGGACTGTCTCTGCCCGAGGCCCTGAGCTCACTGGCCCATCGCGGACCGGAGCCGCTGCGTCCCCTGTTCGAGGTCTTCGCCGAGGAGTATCGTGCCAGCGGATCGTTCGCCCTCGCCCTCGAACGGTTTCGGCAGGTCAGCGCCGACCCCGTCGCCGACCGCATCGTCGCGGCGCTCAGCGTCACCCGACAGGTCGGCGGCAGCGATCTGGGCACGATGCTGCGTGCCCTGGCGCAGTTCGTGCGCGATGACGCTCGGACCCGCAACGAACTCTCCGCCCGGCAGCAGTGGACCGTCAACGGAGCCCGACTGGCGGTGGCCGCACCATGGGTGGTGCTCGCGCTGCTGTCCACCCGGCCGGAGACCGCCACAGCCTACAATTCGCAGACTGGTCTCATCCTGTTGGCCGCGGGTTTCGTCGTCTCACTGCTGGCCTACCAGGCGATGAAGCGCATCGGCAGACTCCCGAGCGAACCCCGGGTCATCGAAGGCTCCTCACTCAGCGCGGCACACCGCCGCTTCATCGGCGCCGCAGACGAAACCGGCGGGCAGACGGTATGAGCATCCTCGGCGATCCGCTGTCCGTGCTCGCACTCGGACTGCTCAACGGGTTCGCCCTGTGCGCCTTCGTCTTCGCCCTGCCTCCGCTGCGCCGTCCGAGCCTGTCGTCGCGGATCGCACCGTACCTGCGCGACCAGGAGTCCCTGATCGACATCTACGCTCCCCCGACCCCACGCACCGAGGGATTCTGGGGGCTGGCGAAATCGTGGCTGGTCACCTCGACGCTGTGGGTGACCTCGCGCATCACCACGGACGCGACTCTGCGTCAGCGCATCGACCGCCTCGGCGGTAATGCCACGGTCGAACGCTTCCGCATCGATCAGGTGCTCAGCATCCTCGTGGGGATGATCGTCGGCGGCGGACTGGCCGGCCTGATCTCGACACAGCGCGGATTCTCCCCCATCGTCGCTCTCATCCTCATCATCAGCGGCGGCATCGCCGGACACGTGGCCAATGATTGGCGCCTCAGCCAGGCGATCAACCGGCACGAATCCCGCGTCCTCGCCGAGTTCCCCACCGTCGCCGAACTCCTCGCCCTGTCCATCACCGCAGGTGAGGGGATCGTCGAAGCGCTCGAACGGGTATGCCGCACATGCTCGGGCGACCTCATCGACGAACTCCGGTCAGCCCTGGCCGCCACCCGCACCGGAACGCCATTGGTCGAAGCGCTCGACGGCATGGCCACACGCATCGCGATCCCCGAGATCGTCCAATTCGTCGACGGGCTCGCCGTGTCGATGACCCGCGGCACACCCTTGGCCGAAGTTCTCCGCTCTCAAGCCGCTGACGTGCGCGAACAGTCACGGCGGCGGCTGCTCGAGCTCTCCGGGAAGAAGGAGATCGGGATGCTCGTCCCCGTCGTCGTCTTCGTCCTCCCCGTCACCGTCATCTTCGCCGTCTTCCCGTCCCTGACCGTGCTCGACCTCAGCCCGTGACCGCCGCCCCGAGTGCCCCCGACGCACGTGACCACCCCGAAGATCGCTCCGACGATCACCCGGAAGAAGGAGACACCATGTTCCGCCAGTTCAGCTACCGACTCATCCCGTTCCTGCTCGGGCTGATCGTCGGAGCACCCCATCGCCGAGGTGGGTCCACCCGCACCGAGGTGACCGACCGCGGGTTCGCCGCCGAGGTCGATTCCAGGTCGGGTCCTC includes the following:
- a CDS encoding M23 family metallopeptidase, translated to MKHRLGLAVTAAVLALVLPTASAVADPRDDKSKVDDRVKELQQEFEGLDEDLARVIAERDEAQEKLPDAEAESKAADDALAEAIEKDQDMAARLTSAENAQKDLKSSIKSGTEEIDKHKTSAARIGRQAYQNSGITSDLAMLLQMADGTSADGGIGRVDSAVRSQQRTIDKLSEQRALNKNNEERLSGVTEKISDLKDEAAEAVVAKEAAQVDAKKKADSLNDLISAKDDAEKTISDNKATTEKQLADEKAEQDRLAKKVREWEKEQEKKGNFTFGDGVLANPAKGYPITSPFGYRIHPITGAKKLHSGTDFGVPCGTPIHAAGDGVVVGAGWTGGYGNRVVVSHGKIKGDSIASTYNHNTKVKVHAGQKVKKGDVISISGTTGASTGCHLHFEIMKNGGYVNPMPYIS
- a CDS encoding type II secretion system F family protein, which codes for MSYSQYALLIGAGLGVGLLLIWMSLWQRPAGARTQRRWVRELDDMLTGAGFPRLRPVHLLLISIAVFCVVAVVATVLTGSWAIALCFGLFASWLPHRLLQHRARGREVMRRELWPETLDHLNSGVRAGLSLPEALSSLAHRGPEPLRPLFEVFAEEYRASGSFALALERFRQVSADPVADRIVAALSVTRQVGGSDLGTMLRALAQFVRDDARTRNELSARQQWTVNGARLAVAAPWVVLALLSTRPETATAYNSQTGLILLAAGFVVSLLAYQAMKRIGRLPSEPRVIEGSSLSAAHRRFIGAADETGGQTV
- a CDS encoding type II secretion system F family protein, with amino-acid sequence MSILGDPLSVLALGLLNGFALCAFVFALPPLRRPSLSSRIAPYLRDQESLIDIYAPPTPRTEGFWGLAKSWLVTSTLWVTSRITTDATLRQRIDRLGGNATVERFRIDQVLSILVGMIVGGGLAGLISTQRGFSPIVALILIISGGIAGHVANDWRLSQAINRHESRVLAEFPTVAELLALSITAGEGIVEALERVCRTCSGDLIDELRSALAATRTGTPLVEALDGMATRIAIPEIVQFVDGLAVSMTRGTPLAEVLRSQAADVREQSRRRLLELSGKKEIGMLVPVVVFVLPVTVIFAVFPSLTVLDLSP
- a CDS encoding CpaF family protein — encoded protein: MEATEVITSEVHKRIRDLDVDPRADVQRSRELIRTVIAEYDERSLVADLPLLEDKEETFRHIDNQLSGFGALQDYFDDPHVEEIWINSPSEVFIAVDGVHQLTTTKLSAGELDDLIERMLRTSGRRVDLSQPFVDAILPDGSRLHVVLPDITRSHPAVNIRKFISRPRNLGNLVSNGSLTQSAAAFLDASVACGANILVSGATQAGKTTMLNALAGSIPARERTISCEEVFELNLPSRDWVPMQCRQPSLEGTGEVTLRALVKEALRMRPTRIIVGEVREAESLDMLIALNSGLAGMSTLHANSARAAITKICTLPLLAGANISSAFVVPTVAVSLDVVVHLRRDPTGVRRVDEICAVPGGVEGDVVELDTIFHSPRGQLVRGQGFGHLGERFAAIGRDLHAILEAA
- a CDS encoding IS110 family RNA-guided transposase, whose translation is MTIISHLYAFVVGVDTHAKNHVYAILTNRGEHLDTREFPTTNTGLARALDWVGRRTGGHLDTLWVIEGIGTYGAILAENVAEAGYTVAEAASMSARDRHSTGKDDQIDARRIATTVLPLEQSRLRVPRQADGPRQGLRILVGARESMTREKTRTINALTALLRANDLGIDARRKLSVAKIRTVSKWRGRNEPVARCEARREAIRLAKRVIELDADIKDYATRILALVKDSPAAVLLAQPGIGPITAAVFYLAWSQPGRVHSEAAFAKLAGVNPIPASSGNVVRFRLNRSGDRRLNSALYMVAITKLSFDEETRAYMAKRLGEGKSKKEAIRCIKRFVARRVYRLLEATSVVGQAA
- the smpB gene encoding SsrA-binding protein SmpB is translated as MPKDTGKKVIARNRKARHDYHIEDTWEAGLVLTGTEVKSLREGRASLTDGFALIFQNEAWLEGVYIPEYMQGTWTNHTARRRRKLLLHREEILKISQKVKESGRTLVPLELYFDGSRVKVEIALAKGKREWDKRQALREAQDKREAERAMKSKQFL
- the prfB gene encoding peptide chain release factor 2, whose translation is MASTDYSSEIANLRQTYKAILDVSDLDNLRDEVAELTEEASSPTFWDDPDSAQKTSAKLSHKQGTLEKLEKFGQRIDDAELLVEMSQDEGDADSLEEADRDIRKLRDQLAELEISTLLNHEYDERSAVVTVRSGAGGDDATDWAQMLTRMYIRWAENRGYGVQELDTSYAEGAGVKSATIQINAPYAYGTLSVEAGTHRLVRISPFDNQGRRQTSFAAVEVVPLIESTDHIEVDENDLRIDVYRSSGPGGQSVNTTDSAVRITHIPTGVVVSMQNEKSQIQNREAAMRVLQSRLLERKRQEEAAQKKELAGDIKASWGDQMRSYVTHPYQMVKDLRTGYEVNNPSAVFDGDLDGLIEAGIRWRKEQEIAEEAEA
- the ftsX gene encoding permease-like cell division protein FtsX; translation: MRAGFILSEVVSGLRKNFSMVLSVVLVTFVSLLFVGAAILLQMQVGQMKDFWYDRVQVSVFLCPSDSEATNCVDGEVTGDQKEQIKADLESSELAPYVDKVYFEDKSEAYEHFQDQFKGTSLEGTVPKDDMNESFRVKLKDAEKYDIIKETFSSTPGVEEVVDQNQLLDRLFGVLNVATIVAIAIAGIMLVCAMLLIATTIRLSAFSRRRETGIMRLVGASNTFIQMPFLLEGVIASAVGATLSAGVLGLLVHYGISGWLQGQATGFSLISGWDVLLIAPVLVVIGVIMAGASSLITLNKYTKV
- the ftsE gene encoding cell division ATP-binding protein FtsE; its protein translation is MIRFDSVSKSYDTRSRKALDDISFEADRGEFVFLVGASGSGKSTVIRLILREEVPTSGRIHIAGKSVVKMPSWKVPYLRRGIGTVFQDFRLLPNKTVFANVAFALQVIGKSRAAMSTLVPDVLETVGLDGKEKRYPSELSGGEQQRVAIARAVVNKPGILLADEPTGNLDPTTSADIMSVLEKINRNGTTVLMATHDGEIVNRMRRRVIELREGEIVRDVEEGTYGVAS